The Salvia splendens isolate huo1 chromosome 21, SspV2, whole genome shotgun sequence genome includes a window with the following:
- the LOC121784104 gene encoding ATP-dependent DNA helicase PIF1-like, with protein sequence MEDSVSNIKPESALVELIVRAKLIIWDEAPMIHKHCIEAVDMTFRDIMRVCNEFSMDKPFSGKTVFFCGDFLQILPVVPKGSRQDIVNVAINSTYLWRNCTILRLTKNMRLLSAASSDEASRLKEFSSWVASIGDGVVGGPNDGEVTIDLPSDIVLSNSVVDEVNQLMMSLDQSHGRVYLSSDSISNSDLTSNGLVEIHSVEFLNKLKCSGTPNHELLLKVGTPVMLLRNIDHSNGLCNGTRLVITRLGDYILEGQVLGGHNIGHKVLIPRKYE encoded by the coding sequence ATGGAAGATTCTGTAAGCAATATAAAACCAGAGAGTGCACTTGTTGAACTGATTGTAAGAGCTAAGCTTATCATATGGGATGAAGCCCCGATGATTCATAAACATTGCATAGAAGCCGTGGATATGACTTTCAGAGATATTATGCGTGTATGTAATGAGTTCAGTATGGACAAACCTTTTAGCGGAAAAACAGTATTTTTTTGTGGTGACTTCCTACAAATCTTGCCAGTTGTTCCTAAGGGTAGTAGGCAAGATATTGTGAATGTCGCCATTAACTCTACATATCTTTGGAGGAATTGCACAATTCTGAGGTTGACCAAAAACATGAGACTTTTGAGTGCTGCATCTTCTGATGAAGCTTCACGATTGAAGGAATTTTCTTCTTGGGTTGCTTCTATTGGAGATGGAGTTGTTGGTGGTCCAAATGATGGTGAAGTGACTATTGATCTTCCTTCTGACATTGTTTTGTCTAATTCTGTTGTTGATGAGGTTAACCAATTGATGATGTCGTTGGATCAGTCTCATGGTCGAGTTTATTTGAGTTCTGATAGTATCTCAAACTCAGATTTGACCTCAAATGGCTTAGTTGAGATACATTCTGTTGAATTTTTGAATAAGTTGAAGTGTTCAGGTACACCTAATCATGAATTGTTGTTGAAAGTTGGTACTCCTGTGATGTTGTTAAGGAATATAGATCACTCGAATGGATTGTGTAATGGCACTAGACTGGTAATTACGCGTTTGGGTGATTATATTTTGGAGGGACAAGTATTGGGTGGCCATAATATTGGTCATAAAGTTTTGATTCCCCGAAAGTATGAAtag
- the LOC121783422 gene encoding secretory carrier-associated membrane protein 1-like yields the protein MAGRRHDSNPFDDEEMNPFADQDQERGQSNYGGGAFFMPNSSANSKLSPLPHDPADYNRGATVDIPLGGSMDLKKREQELQAREAELKKKEQELKRREDAISRAGIGIEETNWPAIFPIIHHDIANEIPVHLQRLQYVAFTTFLGIILCLFWNVVAITLAWSKGGGPSILFLAIIYFLAGVPGSYVLWYHPLYRAMRTDSALKFGWFFLTYSLHIGFCAFACVAPPIIFKGNSLTGILPAIDLLTANALVGIFYLVGFGLFCIETLISIWVIQQVYRYFRGTGKAAEMRKEAMMAAL from the exons ATGGCTGGTCGTCGACACGATTCCAACCCGTTCGATGATGAAGAAATGAATCCTTTCGCG GACCAAGATCAGGAGAGGGGTCAATCAAATTATGGCGGGGGAGCATTTTTCATGCCA AACTCATCTGCAAACTCAAAGCTTTCACCTCTTCCTCATGATCCTGCTGACTACAATCGTGGGGCTACAGTTGATATTCCTCTTGGTGGTTCCATG GATTTAAAAAAGAGAGAACAGGAACTTCAAGCTAGAGAGGCTGAACTGAAGAAAAAGGAACAG GAGCTGAAAAGAAGGGAAGATGCCATCTCACGAG CTGGAATTGGCATTGAGGAAACAAATTGGCCAGCGATTTTCCCCATAATTCACCATGACATTGCAAATGAAATCCCAGTCCATCTACAAAGGTTGCAATATGTTGCATTCACCACATTTTTGG GTATAATACTATGTCTCTTTTGGAATGTTGTAGCCATCACCTTAGCTTGGTCCAAGGGGGGAG GTCCAAGCATTTTGTTTCTTGCTATCATATATTTCCTAGCCGGCGTCCCAGGCTCCTATGTGTTATGGTATCATCCTCTTTATCGTGCGATGAG GACAGATAGTGCTCTGAAATTCGGATGGTTCTTCTTAACTTATTCG CTCCATATTGGCTTCTGCGCATTTGCCTGCGTTGCTCCCCCAATAATTTTCAAAGGGAATTCCTTGAC TGGAATCTTGCCTGCAATCGACCTTTTAACTGCAAATGCTCTAGTTGGG ATATTCTACCTCGTTGGATTTGGACTCTTCTGCATTGAGACATTGATCAGCATATGGGTGATTCAG CAAGTTTATAGGTACTTCAGAGGAACTGGAAAAGCTGCAGAAATGAGGAAGGAGGCAATGATGGCAGCATTATAA
- the LOC121785463 gene encoding proteasome subunit beta type-5-like, with translation MMKIDFSGLDPSLPVKGNAEDLDDEILAAPSFKLPVTVDFDGFQKAAVQMVKPAKGTTTLAFIFKHGVMVAADSRASMGGYISSQSVKKIIEINPYMLGTMAGGAADCQFWHRNLGIKCRLHELANKRRISVAGASKLLANILYSYRGMGLSVGTMIAGYDEMGPGLYYVDSEGGRLKGTRFSVGSGSPYAYGVLDSGYRFDLSVEDAAELARRAIYHATFRDGASGGVASVYHVGPSGWKKLSGDDVGELHYSYYPVEPTTVEQEMADVPIA, from the exons ATGATGAAGATCGATTTCAGTGGGCTTGATCCCTCCTTGCCGGTTAAGGGAAATGCCGAGGATTTGGATGACGAGATTTTGGCTGCACCGTCGTTTAAACTTCCCGTCACTGTTGAT TTTGATGGGTTTCAGAAAGCAGCAGTACAGATGGTGAAGCCGGCAAAGGGAACGACAACTCTGGCTTTTATTTTCAAACACGGTGTCATGGTGGCTGCTGATTCCCGTGCCAGCATGGGAGGCTATATTT CATCACAATCTGTCAAGAAAATTATAGAAATCAATCCATACATGCTTGGTACAATGGCCGGAGGAGCTGCTGACTGCCAGTTCTGGCACAGAAATCTCGGAATTAAG TGTCGTTTACATGAATTGGCAAATAAGAGAAGAATTTCCGTTGCCGGAGCTTCTAAATTGTTGGCGAACATCCTGTATTCCTATCGAGGAATGGGTTTGTCTGTTGGAACTATGATAGCTGGCTATGATGAAATG GGCCCTGGCCTTTATTATGTTGACAGCGAAGGTGGTCGGCTTAAAGGCACCAGATTCTCAGTTGGGTCTGGTTCTCCATATGCTTATGGTGTTTTGGACAGTGG ATACCGCTTTGATCTGTCTGTTGAGGATGCTGCTGAGCTGGCTAGAAGAGCAATCTATCATGCCACATTCCGTGATGGAGCCAGTGGTGGTGTTGCCAGTG TATACCATGTCGGCCCAAGTGGATGGAAGAAGCTCTCTGGTGATGATGTTGGAGAGCTGCACTATTCATACTATCCCGTTGAACCCACCACGGTGGAGCAAGAGATGGCTGATGTACCAATTGCATGA
- the LOC121784575 gene encoding uncharacterized protein LOC121784575 — MTEKFIKERRRRKSYQLSQKLRQEIRYQFLIRELIQKSFKRLKGKRRINKYPILEKGDLARRIGLKQGKRTNINGVQNCVVTPQAGVNKEGCINVEEIVKSAMADYMEGGGDDAADEFYSEASGTKSIPILDNKLISKDETNDNELDVEAIVQSAVEAYMECDDADEDFVTPFAKKSEPKLGKELVVYTNEQLHDNQQKLKMNIRPKADLRCSNALRSPFLERAVTVSCKLTPDERVMYYWLLTMDLAK; from the exons ATGACGGAAAAG TTTATCAAAGAACGACGTCGAAGAAAAAGCTACCAATTATCCCAAAAGCTCCGACAGGAAATACGATACCAATTTCTG ATACGGGAACTCATACAAAAATCATTCAAGCGTCTAAAGGGAAAGAGACGGATAAACAAGTATCCAATTCTGGAAAAG GGTGATCTCGCAAGAAGAATCGGTTTGAAACAAGGAAAAAGAACTAACATAAATGGAGTACAGAATTGTGTTGTTACACCACAGGCCGGAGTAAACAAG GAAGGATGTATCAATGTGGAAGAGATTGTAAAATCAGCCATGGCCGACTACATGGAAGGCGGTGGAGATGATGCTGCTGATGAATTTTATTCGGAAGCTTCGGGAACGAAATCAATACCAATTTTGGATAATAAGCTTATAAGCAAGGATGAAACTAAT GATAATGAACTCGATGTGGAAGCCATTGTACAGTCTGCAGTGGAAGCGTACATGGAATGTGATGATGCTGATGAGGATTTTGTCACACCTTTCGCTAAAAAGTCAGAACCAAAACTGGGCAAAGAATTGGTCGTCTATACAAACGAACAA CTACATGACAACCAGCAAAAATTGAAGATGAACATTCGCCCTAAGGCAGACTTGAGATGTTCTAATGCATTGCGTTCACCATTTCTTGAGAGAGCAGTTACAGTGTCATGCAAGCTTACTCCAGATGAACGAGTTATGTATTACTGGTTGCTGACTATGGATCTCGCCAAATGA